In Acinonyx jubatus isolate Ajub_Pintada_27869175 chromosome B3, VMU_Ajub_asm_v1.0, whole genome shotgun sequence, a genomic segment contains:
- the RPS27L gene encoding 40S ribosomal protein S27-like isoform X2, translated as MDVKCPGCYKITTVFSHAQTVVLCVGCSTVLCQPTGGKARLTEGCSFRRKQH; from the exons ATGGATGTAAAATGCCCAG GTTGCTACAAGATTACCACGGTTTTCAGCCATGCTCAGACGGTGGTTCTTTGTGTAGGCTGTTCAACAGTGTTGTGCCAGCCAACGGGAGGAAAGGCCAGACTCACAGAAG GGTGTTCATTTAGAAGAAAGCAACACTAA
- the RPS27L gene encoding 40S ribosomal protein S27-like isoform X1 — translation MPLARDLLHPSLEEEKKKHKKKRLVQSPNSYFMDVKCPGCYKITTVFSHAQTVVLCVGCSTVLCQPTGGKARLTEGCSFRRKQH, via the exons ATGCCT ttggCTAGAGATTTACTCCACCCGTCcttggaagaggaaaagaaaaaacataagaaGAAACGTCTAGTTCAAAGCCCAAATTCCTATTTTATGGATGTAAAATGCCCAG GTTGCTACAAGATTACCACGGTTTTCAGCCATGCTCAGACGGTGGTTCTTTGTGTAGGCTGTTCAACAGTGTTGTGCCAGCCAACGGGAGGAAAGGCCAGACTCACAGAAG GGTGTTCATTTAGAAGAAAGCAACACTAA